The Balaenoptera acutorostrata chromosome 2, mBalAcu1.1, whole genome shotgun sequence genomic sequence GGCCGCGGACTGGCCCGGGCGCCGGGGCCGAGGCGCTGGCGCTGGCGGTAGAGCTGCAGGGCGAGGCGACCTGCTCCATCTGCCTGGAGCTCTTCCGGGAGCCGGTGTCCGTCGAGTGCGGCCACAGCTTCTGCCGCGCCTGCATCGCGCGCTGCTGGGAGCGCCCGGGCCCCGGGGCCACCGCCGCGTCCCACAAGTTGTCCTGCTCGCTGCCCTGCCCGCAATGTCGCGAGCCCGCGCGCCCGGGCCAGCTGCGGCCCAACCGGCAGCTGGCCGCGGTGGCCACGCTGCTGCGGCGCTTCAGCCTGCCAGCGGGCGCGCAGGGGGAACGCGGGCCTCCGGAAGCGGTGGCGGCCGGGTGCGCGCAGCACCGCGAACCGCTCAAGCTCTACTGCCAGGACGATGGACGTGCTATTTGCGTGGTGTGCGACCGCGCCCGCGAGCACCGCGCTCACGCCGTGTTACCCCTGGACGAGGCGGTGCAGGAGGCCAAGGTGAGCGCCGTCCCCACCCCTGCGCGTCCCCGGGACCCCCAGTCCCCGTTCCGCGTTCCCGCGCAGGCAGGAAGGCCCAGGTGAGCCCCTGCTTCTTTTCCCTTATCCCATGCTGCGCAGCATTGGCTTCGGAACTGAGCGCAGCTCTCCCGCTGTCACCCCCGACACCACCAATACCACCTTCCCAACCCCCTCGCGTTTCCCTATGGGCCCCTACTGGACCGCCTGCACGATGCCCCACAGATTTGGAGATTTTCTTTCTGTCGGTACCTGGCTTTGAGCGGTTTCTCCGTCACACCCACACATTCGCTACCCCCAGTCTCAGCCCTTTCCCTGGGCATAGCTCTGTTCGATGTTCTCACGTCCTGTGGCCGAGTGGGACGACCTTCCCAAGAGGTCGGGGTAAGGGGGTGGGCGGCTCCAGGGCTGAGTAGAGAGCCAAGAGCCATCTGGGATTCTGGCACCTCCCTTTCCTGCCAACTTGCTAGGGTGTGCGCGGAGGCCTGTGGCACAGTCCCCAGGCTTTCTTTGCTCTTACCCTGCTCCGGCTCTCCCACCCAGAGGGCTTTCTGATGGTGGTGAGGAGAGCAGAAGAGAGGACTAGGCAGGTTGGGCTGCTGGGGGGGCTTGATTTCAGCCTGGATTGTGCACCGATGGTCTTGAGGACGGGAGACCCTGAGGCCTTTGGAGTCGCCCAGCAGTTGTCCTGTACCCTTACGTGTAGCCTGTGCAGGCTGTAGCCATCCCGACGTCCAGAGGTGGCTTCaaccctgcctcctcctcctcaatGAACAGGGCCTTCCCTTTCTCCTGGGTGGCTTCAGGAAGGCACGCGTGGGAGTTGCCAGAATCCTCTCCCCACAATGTCCTCCTTCTCACTCTTCCGCAGGAGCTCCTGGAGTCCAGGCTGAAGGTCTTGAAGAAGGATCTGGAGGACTATGAGGAGTTTCGTTCCACCGAAGAGAAGGAGAGCAAGGACCTCCTGGTGAGCATGGCAACCCCCAGGTTGGCTCCCCTGGGTGACAACAGAGGGCCACCCGCCACTCTGGCTAGGTGTGTGCAGCTTTGGAGTGTGTGCCTGTGGAACAGCAGAGGTGGATTTTAGAAATATAATGAGATGCATATGATATAGGGTGACCGTGTCATTTATCATATAACCAGagcttttgagagtgaaagggagggctgaaataattattttagaacAGCTGGCTTGAAGTGGAACTGTCCAGGTGAATCAGGATGTATAGTCCCCCTAATATTACATAACACCCCAGTTAGGGTCTGTGGAGCATCTTGTAATTGAACACATTAATATTTCTATAGCGCAACATGAATATTCATACTAAGTGGGAGTCTTCTGTCAGTCTGTGGCATATTTTACCACCAAAGGAGttatgaaaaaaactttttttcatttttagagttTTTTAGATTTTGACATCGAGGCTAGGGGagaggggttggggggatgggggagggggatggcagAGCTGCTCCCCACCCAGCAGAGGGCGGGAGGTTCCGGGACTTGGGTTTTCAGCAGCCGATTGTGCTAGCACCCACCTGCCCAGCGCTTGGGGTGATATTTTGTCTTCCTTGAAGTGGAACAGGAAAGTGAAATGGGGTTCATTTTGGTTAAGGTGGGCAAATGTGGGTCACTGTCATTTTCTATCTCGAAAATTCAGTGCCTAGCTCAAAAAATAAGggttaagagaatgaaaggatCCACTAGGGCCTGTTAGGGCAGGGCTCTTAAGTTCTGGAGTTGGAAAATGGAGGGAGAGGAACCTGAGGGCCGCCCCCCACCCTTAAGGGAAGGAGGTGTGGGATGAAGGGGAGGACCCTGTGTACAGGTGCCCCAGGGTCCTTCCCTGACCCTGAACTGCATCTGGTACACCTGCATCCCATGCACATCTCAGGCATTCTCTTCTGAACATTCACTTCCCTCCACAAGGAAGggctcacccctcacccctccagATCTCCACCCTGCTCTGCTGGAAAAAAGAGTAAGCGTGTGGCTCTTTGGCCATTGCTGTACATCCATGACCcagagggccttctccagcttgGGCAGCTTCATGATCTCTGACCCCACACCCCATGACATTGCTTAGCACTTTCTACTCTGTCCTACACCCACCCAGCCTACCCCTCTCTGGCCCACACATCCTTTATGATTACAAAATACCTGCTTAATGAGACAACCATTGCTGCTATGAGAACAAGgagaatgaatatttttatttgaaaatgctcTTACCATTTAGAGGAGTGGTTCTCAACTGGTGGCAATTTGGggccccaggggacatttggcaatggctggagatatttttggttgtcaacaCTGGGGCAGGCGTGCTACTGGTGTCTACCTGTAGAGGCCAGGGTACTGcttaaacatcctgcaatgcataGGACAGCCCTCCACCACAAATAATTATCttgccccaaatgtcaatagcgcCGAGGTTGGAAACCCCGATTTAGAGTATTTTGGTAAATATTGTCCTACTTGTGTTATTTCCTTGGGAGACCACATGCTATAATTGCAAGAAGCTTGGACTCTGGGGTCAGACTCCCTGGATTAGAATCCTGACTTCCCGCTTCCTGGTAACGCACCTCTCTGTGTtggtcttctcatttttaaatcaggatgAGAGTGCACCCACGTCACTGGGTGGTTGTCAGCATTGAGGGAGTTAATGCccgtaaagttccctgtgctgctGCTGGCTGCTCGCCCAACATCCTGAAGACTGGGGAGCAGTGAactgaacccaggtctcctgacttcagAACCCACTTATAGTCTCCTCTTCcagccaccccctcctcccctagAGTTTTCAGGGAAGAGGAACTTTGACATTTGAGCTTGTCCTGGAGGGATGGAATCCTTCTCACTGGCCACGAGAGGCCTCACTGGTTATATCATGCAGAGTCCCTCCCAGGTGTTCATGTAAAGAATCAAGAGGATCAGGAGCGAGAGTCTGTGTCTGAAAACACAGGGGTGAAAATCCCGTGGATAGTGGTAATGcagagaatagaatagaaagcttGCACACAGCATACTCTTACTTAGGTCGCTGTGGGTGTGCTGTTACCTCTGATCACTGGCATtgatttcccttccttctttctacttttctgcaTTTCCAGGTTTTGTATGATGAACATGTGTTGCCTTTGCAATTGCTAGACAGAAAAGGTGctctttaaaatgaagtaaagTGAAGAGTGAAAGTTGGAGGGGTGACAAATGTTAAAGTACAAAATTCAAATGAGTAAAATTTAAAGATCTTACTGACTTTATTCAGTGATTCATAAATCAGCCAACATCCCATCTTGCGGAAAGAAGGAAGTTCTGAAGAGCTGTACAAGGCAAGAGACTTtacaggcagaggaagcaggaacaaggaagttgTACTAGGCAAAAAAGTGGGTTGGCCACAGAGGCTCATGAGTAGAATAGTTGTTTTGACGGTTAAGAAGGCTTTTCATTGGCCCAACAGCATGGGCTCCCACTCACCAAGAATGATCTAGCAACTGCTGCTGCCCAATGTTCAGCCTGGCAGCAACAGAACCACTGCAGAGGCCTGATATAACATCATCCTTGAAGGAAACCAGTTACTTGGTAGCAGATGGATTGCACTGGACCTCTTCCACCCTGGAAGGGACAGCATTTTATCTTGGCTGGAACTGACACATTTCTGAATAAGAGTTGTCTTTTCTGCCTGCAGAGCCCAAGCCAGCACTACTAAGGACTTATAGACTGTTTGATTCATCAACATGATTTATGATCCCAAAGTAGTTTGGGTGTCTGATTAGGGAGGGCATTTAAACATAAGAAGTGCTGTGAAGGtagatgtattttaaatttatttccaatCTTGCAGTTTTGATATCCTATTAGTACATGTTTTTAATACTGTGAATATGCTTCTTTAAATGTGAGACCTGCCATCATCTCTCCATGTAGATACTTCCCTCACCCTTGCAGCCTAACAATGAATTAGGGCACTTTGTTGGCCTGCTTGTCTGACAGCCAGTGACATCGTTGATTTACTTTAAGTTCCTACGTCTTAGAATGAGTTTTCATCAGCAGCCCTCACTCCACAAAGGTTTTGCTTCAAAGCCACACCTTAAAGTTGCCTTATAAATCATATATTATATCATTGCTGAAAATGTTGAACTAAACCGAAGTGAGAAGAGTTACATACAGCATTACGTTTGAGATCTCACTCTGTGCTATCAAAGATGTTTTCCAACTCTACAATAACTTGAAACCATCATGTGTTTGGATGCTCTAATTTCAGCAGAATAAAGATCGTAAATTtggtcacacacacaaaaaagtgggTTGGCTATTGCAAAGTTGCTTTCCCTGTAGGGGATGGCAGGGGTTTATCAGGCAGATTACTGAACAAATACTGATCAGGCCATTCCTTATAGGCTGGTTTAAGGTAACATTTGTGGGAGAGCTGAAACTGTCATTAGGTCTCGGTTCGGTGTTGTGGGGCTTAACATAAGcgactccatttggggcctgttgtcttgtttttaacacaaAATGAATGTGTTTGGGGACCTCAGTTTAATCCTTAACAGTGACTGCAGGAGGCACTATTTTATCCCTCCCACttttcaaataaggaaactgCAGCCCTGGGGGGTTCTGGGGTGAGTTTGAAGTTGCCCTAGGTTGGTGGGAGAGCCTAGGTTGGTGGGAGAGCCCAGGTCTAAAGAGACACATGGGCGCCACTGTGACAGGGAAAGGGAAAGCACGTGTCGAGGCTGCTGCGTGCTCGGAATTGGGACATTTAAACCAGAGCGTGTGCACGGTGGGCATGCGTGCGTGTGTCTCTGACCCCTGAGCAGTGAGGGGGATGGACCCCTGCCCTGTGGGATGGCTCAGAGGCTTCTATCCGAATGCTGTGTCTCAGATGCCCACATCCCTTTGCCCTCTTCAACTTCACCTCTCCTGGGACAGAAGCAGATGGCGGCCGAGCGAGAGAAGGTTGGGGCGGAGTTCCAGGCTCTGCGGGCCTTCCTGGTGGAGCAGGAGGGCCGGCTCCTGGGCCGCCTGGAGGAGCTGTCCCGGGAGGTGACACAGAAACAGAATGAGAACCTGGCCCAGCTTGGGGGTGAGATTGCCCAGCTCTCCAAGCTCAGCAGCCAGATCCAGGAGACAACTTGCAAGCCTGATCTTGACTTTCTCCAGGTGAGCCTGGCTTGGCCTTGGTATGAGTCATTTATCCTAAGGCAGGAGGCAtgaatttatccctcccacttttcaaatgaggaaacaagaATGGCAGCGAGAATAGAATCAGATCCTATGAGTTTAGCAGAATCACACATCTGGAGCCAAAGTGAACTAGAGAGAAGAGCGCTGATTTTCCTGGGGTTAGAGGTCTAAAGGGATGTGATAAAAACTTTCTTGACCATGATCCACAATAATATATCTTACGATGTATTCTATTATATACATTGTGACAAAAGTCTCAGAAAATGACACTTACCTGTATTACATGTGATGCACGTTGATGTTTTTTATTCTGTCTTATTTCCTTCTAAAATAAATAGTCACAATCCACTAAATAAACTTCACTAGTCACAAATGGATCAAGAATGGTcatttaagggaattccctggactctgtacttccactgccgggggcctgggttcagtccatggtcaggtaactaagataccacaaagccatgaggccaaaaaaaaaaaaaggtcatttaaAAGGCACTAATCTGAGTGATGACCGGTTGTTGCATAAGAGCTGTCACTTGTCTTGGATGATGTTGAAAGCAGAGGCAACACTGGGTCCTAGCACTTGGCTCCAGTGATGATTCTGTAATAAATGGGAGCATCGGGAAGCAGTTGCCACCTGGGGCCCATGCAGGAGGTAGGGGGTGATACACCTGCTTATTGCTTATTCCTCTGGAAGGAGGGCAAGGgtccagttttattttctcaaaggtGAATGCTGATTTGGTTTTCTCTCATTGTTCTTTCCAGGAATTCAAAAACACACTAAGCAGGTGAGTGGACCTAACGATACCTTGGGCCTCTCTAAGCTGgctcttcttttccacttagctTCCTCTCTTCATTCCCCACCCCTGACCTCTCACCGCCCGATCCCCCCACTGCCTTACCTGGGTACCTTCTGAGGCAAACATCTGCTGCCTGGCCATGGGTATTCGGCACGGGGTCAGGCTCTCCTTttcacctctccccacccagagGACCTCACCATCCTAATTGTCAAGCCCAGTGGGAGTGGGACAGTGTTAGTGGGCCTTCCTCAGGGTCCTTGTCCTGCAGGTGCAGCAATGTGCCTGCCCCCAAGCCAACCACAGTCTCTTCTGAGATGAAGAATAAAGTCTGGAATGTTTCTCTCAAGACCTTTGTCTTAAAGGGGCTGCTCAAGAAGTTCAGAGGTAGGGGCTTGTGTGTGGGGCTGGGCCCTGCAgtcctggtggtggtggtgtgtttCTGGTGGTTTGGGGTCCTGAAGATGTGCCTTTCCAAAAGCTGTGTGATAAAACAGGAACTAGGGTGTGTCAAGGCCAGACTGGTGCGGGGAGGCGGTGGTGGCTAATTTATTTAGAACCCCCGCCCCTACCCCAGGGCATGAAGCTTCCCCTGGGGACAGATGGAGTAGAggggcactgggggcagaaaGAAGGATGAGGAGGGAGAGCTCAGCTCAGAATGGCTCCAGACAAAAGAGGGGGAAGTGGGAGAGGTAGAGCTAGAatacagccccctccccacccccatgattGGCCCAGCACTTGCCCATCAACTAACTCTAGGGTATCTGGGGAGTGAGTGAACCCCCAGATATTTGACATTTACAGTGGGGCTGTAAATGTCAAGAGGTGGTGTCACCGTTGTTGCCAAATAGAAATTTCCCATGTCATTCACACACAACCTGCTTTGTTTCTCCTCTTCAGAGGATCTTCGGGGAGAactggagaaggaggaaaaaggtATGATGGCTGTTTTAACAGTGAGTGCCCGTCATTTGGCCATGTAGAGATCCAGTGACTGTCTCTCGGGGCTCTGTGCATGGTTGGTTCCTTCCGCTCATCCACCTCAGCAACTTTGCCATCGACTGCCCTTTCTTCCTCATCCTCACAA encodes the following:
- the TRIM7 gene encoding E3 ubiquitin-protein ligase TRIM7 isoform X1; this translates as MAAVGPRTGPGAGAEALALAVELQGEATCSICLELFREPVSVECGHSFCRACIARCWERPGPGATAASHKLSCSLPCPQCREPARPGQLRPNRQLAAVATLLRRFSLPAGAQGERGPPEAVAAGCAQHREPLKLYCQDDGRAICVVCDRAREHRAHAVLPLDEAVQEAKELLESRLKVLKKDLEDYEEFRSTEEKESKDLLKQMAAEREKVGAEFQALRAFLVEQEGRLLGRLEELSREVTQKQNENLAQLGGEIAQLSKLSSQIQETTCKPDLDFLQEFKNTLSRCSNVPAPKPTTVSSEMKNKVWNVSLKTFVLKGLLKKFREDLRGELEKEEKVELTLDPDTANPRLILSLDLKSVRLGQRAQDLPSHPRRFDTNTRVLASCGFSSGRHHWEVEVGSKDGWAFGVARESVRRKGLTPFTPEEGVWALQLNSGQYWAVTSPERTPLSCGHLSRVRVALDLEVGAVSFYAAEDMHHIYTFRVNFQERVFPLFSVCSTGTYLRIWP
- the TRIM7 gene encoding E3 ubiquitin-protein ligase TRIM7 isoform X2 gives rise to the protein MAAVGPRTGPGAGAEALALAVELQGEATCSICLELFREPVSVECGHSFCRACIARCWERPGPGATAASHKLSCSLPCPQCREPARPGQLRPNRQLAAVATLLRRFSLPAGAQGERGPPEAVAAGCAQHREPLKLYCQDDGRAICVVCDRAREHRAHAVLPLDEAVQEAKELLESRLKVLKKDLEDYEEFRSTEEKESKDLLKQMAAEREKVGAEFQALRAFLVEQEGRLLGRLEELSREVTQKQNENLAQLGGEIAQLSKLSSQIQETTCKPDLDFLQEFKNTLSRGSSGRTGEGGKSGADLGPRHGQPPPHPLSGP